A genomic window from Sulfurimonas hongkongensis includes:
- a CDS encoding ATP-binding protein: MLKIHQIFIIKFLFLFVGTLFVASLIGYMTLKSTIINHNEKNLQNSISLIELELQNIENLQEYATKVSQTTELRVTMIDKDGKIIAESLADESTMDNHSSRYEILHADRDSFAHAIRYSKTLKVDFLYVAKAVKYRDSSIYIRLSMRLDTIMSEFYSLYSKLFLLFLVVVVLAFYISKRMSEKVLLDIAQITNYLDEISSKNYKAVIKIKYFYEFLQISLMLKNLVKKLHSRERQKRKYTAKLRLINKQRNDMLSAISHEFKNPIAAIIGYAQTLQEDEDIDSKIRQKFLGKINSNADKITQMIDRLALSIKLDNDDLKMQRSSFDIKELCQEVVSNLLLKYKDRKISLDVKSLIVDADKTMIELVLINLIDNALKYSSDEVKVILDGNNLQVIDKGIGIQEKHIDKITSKFYRVNKNSWDNSMGIGLAMVKYILKLHKSKLVIESRFAKGSLFSFSIKEMLKK, from the coding sequence TCAAATATTTATCATAAAATTTTTATTTCTTTTTGTAGGTACCCTTTTTGTAGCATCTTTGATCGGCTATATGACTCTAAAATCAACAATCATAAATCATAATGAAAAAAATCTTCAAAACTCGATATCTCTGATAGAACTAGAGTTGCAAAATATAGAAAACTTGCAAGAGTATGCCACAAAGGTGAGCCAAACAACAGAGTTAAGAGTAACAATGATAGATAAAGATGGCAAAATCATTGCAGAGTCTTTAGCAGATGAGTCGACCATGGACAACCATAGTTCAAGATATGAGATTTTACATGCAGATAGAGACTCTTTTGCACATGCAATAAGATACTCTAAGACATTAAAAGTTGACTTTTTATATGTAGCAAAAGCAGTAAAATATAGAGATAGTTCAATCTATATAAGACTCTCTATGCGTTTAGATACGATTATGAGTGAGTTCTACTCTTTGTACTCAAAGCTCTTTTTACTCTTTTTGGTTGTTGTTGTTTTGGCTTTTTATATCTCAAAGAGAATGAGTGAGAAAGTGCTTTTAGATATAGCACAAATCACAAACTATTTGGATGAAATATCTAGTAAAAACTATAAAGCTGTCATAAAAATAAAGTATTTTTATGAATTTTTACAGATATCTTTGATGCTAAAAAATCTTGTTAAAAAACTTCACTCAAGAGAGAGGCAAAAAAGAAAATATACTGCAAAACTTAGACTAATAAACAAGCAAAGAAACGATATGCTCTCTGCTATCTCTCATGAGTTTAAAAATCCTATAGCTGCTATAATTGGCTATGCACAAACACTACAAGAAGATGAAGATATAGACTCTAAAATAAGACAAAAATTTTTGGGCAAAATCAACTCAAATGCAGATAAAATAACACAGATGATAGATCGTCTAGCTCTGTCTATAAAGCTTGACAACGATGACTTGAAGATGCAAAGAAGCTCTTTTGATATCAAAGAGTTATGTCAAGAAGTTGTCTCTAATCTCTTGCTTAAATACAAAGACAGGAAGATATCTCTTGATGTAAAAAGCCTTATAGTAGATGCAGATAAAACTATGATAGAGTTAGTTCTTATAAACCTTATTGACAATGCTTTGAAGTACTCTAGTGATGAAGTAAAAGTCATCTTAGATGGAAATAATTTGCAAGTTATTGATAAAGGCATAGGGATACAAGAGAAGCATATAGATAAGATAACTTCAAAGTTTTATAGAGTGAACAAAAACTCTTGGGATAACTCTATGGGTATAGGTTTGGCGATGGTTAAATATATACTCAAGCTGCACAAATCTAAACTAGTTATAGAGTCTAGATTTGCTAAGGGCTCACTATTTAGTTTTTCTATAAAAGAGATGTTGAAAAAATAG